A portion of the Candidatus Zixiibacteriota bacterium genome contains these proteins:
- a CDS encoding PEP-CTERM sorting domain-containing protein — protein sequence MTIYQKTKQHPLKWIAALFIFLLVMGFTVDEVHGVNIPKTISGAEQPTAPVDQCNTDNGDFAPCPSDDPPPEIPEPATLILMGAGLGALHLARRRKKA from the coding sequence ATGACTATCTATCAGAAGACAAAACAACACCCGCTGAAGTGGATCGCTGCCCTTTTCATCTTCCTGCTGGTGATGGGATTCACAGTAGACGAAGTGCACGGAGTCAACATACCTAAGACGATATCCGGAGCTGAACAGCCTACAGCTCCAGTTGACCAATGTAACACAGATAACGGCGACTTCGCACCCTGTCCCTCAGACGATCCTCCGCCAGAGATTCCTGAGCCGGCCACACTGATTCTGATGGGAGCGGGACTTGGAGCGCTTCATCTCGCTCGCCGCAGGAAAAAAGCATAG